Proteins co-encoded in one Neoarius graeffei isolate fNeoGra1 chromosome 11, fNeoGra1.pri, whole genome shotgun sequence genomic window:
- the adgrf3a gene encoding adhesion G protein-coupled receptor F4 isoform X2 — MLSGSYNNIMSPLLVKTSGLLVDAGFIKIEVPDQVGYHDSANIKCTSPKQLDYVKWYIKRDAQSQQRVTNGTEANVSQDLQSSTVQVKKTSEVWKGTFICEYTATPSSNIIHTASAYLDVALLPQIIITSDPQFPDCRSPREFNVKIMCIIDNSTETYNVTWLPGNSQLKKPSSGESTITYTHEISIDCSLTKREYEATCTFKNRVENTINATVVIPVIFGDSVVCEKNDIWPEAVANYSARLQCNSNEVGFQSRECTGSTKGVWGTVIYQCVSADIWELLNEAENLERGHGLVEDNVHHILDLLKKKSELQEINTAPNINASVNVFSTLHNASETQEATFNKSIITDFMKSSSNLLNDSLLSNWKSSVKEDNYSLAVKYLESFEGIVTRIKTNSMDKRHNEENVQLIICNTSVEACDHGFNVTFSNKKEEIVYQAKIKNLPRLLPNFQDSDPSEFILSVTAKSAGEILMMFPVQRVPNHKIFCVYFNFTNSTWSDEGCEWGGPHNPNLCKCDHLSSFTFLMARTAVKLKYMDELTHTGLGFSICSLVLCLVIEFVVWNTVVKSNISHFKHTVLVNLSLCLLTAHCSFLAASFPNPAISQWCLAFTVMKHFCFLAVFFWMLCMSIGLLHQVIFVFVQLRKKVYLGLCFSLGYVCPLLIVICTIITYDNGAVDSYYVNETCWLKYDRALHGSIHAFVIPVGVIIFVNMFTMAVVISRLLKPNLSEGISHDQKETVRNVIRTIVLLTPTLGTTWIFGFFVLMVDLTDDPLAQIVNYAFTFLNSFQGFFILLTGCFGEKKVRDALLKRIRPQHSPHYPSKSSMSMTAAVKTK; from the exons atgttgtcaggctCTTATAATAACATTATGAGCCCATTACTGGTGAAAACAAGTGGTTTACTTGTGGACGCAG gtTTTATAAAAATCGAAGTTCCAGATCAAGTTGGTTATCATGACTCTGCTAACATCAAATGCACCTCACCAAAGCAACTAGATTATGTAAAGTGGTACATAAAAAGAGATGCACAAAGCCAACAACGTGTCACTAATGGCACTGAAGCTAATGTGTCTCAGGATTTGCAAAGCAGCACGGTTCAagttaaaaaaacctcagaagtCTGGAAAG GGACGTTTATATGTGAATACACAGCTACACCGTCTAGTAACATAATACACACAGCAAGTGCATATTTGGATGTTGCCCTTTTGCCCCAAATCATTATCACCAGTGACCCACAATTCCCAGATTGTAGAAGTCCCAGAGAGTTTAATGTTAAGATTATGTGCATCATAGACAACAGCACAGAAACTTACAATGTTACCTGGTTGCCAGGAAATTCTCAATTGAAGAAACCAA GTTCTGGAGAGAGTACTATAACCTACACTCATGAAATCTCTATTGACTGTTCACTTACCAAGAGAGAGTATGAAGCTACATGTACATTTAAAAATAGAGTAGAAAACACAATAAACGCCACTGTTGTGATACCAGTCATTTTTG GTGACTCAGTTGTTTGCGAAAAGAATGATATCTGGCCAGAAGCAGTAGCTAATTACAGTGCCAGATTGCAATGTAATTCTAATGAAGTTGGTTTTCAATCAAGAGAGTGCACAGGATCCACAAAGGGGGTTTGGGGGACAGTAATCTATCAATGTGTAAGCGCAGACATATGGGAGCTGCTAAATGAAGCTGAG AATCTTGAGAGAGGACATGGGCTTGTTGAAGACAATGTACATCATATTTTGGACCTTTTAAAGAAGAAGAGTGAGCTTCAGGAAATTAATACAGCTCCAAATATTAATGCATCTGTGAATGTCTTTTCTACCCTACATAATGCTTCCGAAACACAAGAGGCTACATTCAATAAGTCTATAATCACT GATTTTATGAAGTCTTCAAGCAATCTTCTGAATGACAGTTTATTATCAAATTGGAAATCATCTGTCAAGGAAGATAATTACAGCTTGGCTGTTAAATATTTAGAATCTTTTGAAGGAATTGTAACTCGAATTAAAACAAATTCCATGGACAAACGACACAATGAAGAAAATGTACAATTAATAATATGTAACACATCTGTGGAAGCATGCGATCATGGCTTCAACGTCACTTTTTCAAATAAAAAAGAAGAGATAGTTTATCAAGCTAAGATCAAGAATCTACCCAGGCTCCTGCCAAACTTTCAGGACAGTGATCCAAGTGAATTTATATTGTCAGTCACTGCTAAAAGTGCAGGCGAAATCTTAATGATGTTTCCAGTCCAGAGAGTTCCAAACCACAAAATATTCTGTGTCTATTTTAATTTTACAAACTCTACATGGTCTGATGAAGGTTGTGAATGGGGTGGTCCACATAACCCAAATCTCTGTAAATGTGATCACTTGTCTTCATTTACATTTCTAATGGCTAGAACAGCTGTAAAACTAAAGTACATGGATGAACTAACTCATACAGGTTTAGGGTTCTCAATTTGTTCACTTGTTCTATGTTTAGTAATTGAGTTTGTGGTATGGAACACTGTGGTAAAGTCCAATATCTCCCACTTTAAACATACAGTCTTGGTAAATCTTTCACTCTGTTTGTTGACAGCACACTGTAGCTTTCTAGCAGCTTCCTTTCCAAATCCAGCTATCAGTCAGTGGTGTTTGGCTTTCACGGTCATGAAACATTTTTGCTTCCTGGCTGTGTTTTTCTGGATGTTGTGCATGAGTATAGGGCTCCTGCACCAAGTTATATTTGTTTTTGTTCAGTTAAGGAAAAAAGTCTATTTGGGATTATGTTTTTCTCTTGGTTATGTTTGTCCTTTACTTATTGTCATATGTACAATCATCACTTATGACAATGGAGCTGTTGACTCGTACTATGTAAATGAGACGTGTTGGTTAAAATATGACCGTGCACTACATGGGTCAATCCATGCCTTTGTTATTCCTGTTGGTGTAATTAtttttgtgaatatgttcactatGGCTGTTGTTATTAGCAGGCTCTTAAAACCCAATTTGTCTGAGGGAATAAGTCATGATCAAAAGGAAACTGTAAGAAATGTTATTCGAACTATTGTCCTCCTAACCCCGACACTTGGAACGACATGGATCTTTGGCTTCTTTGTGCTAATGGTTGACCTCACAGACGATCCTTTAGCCCAGATTGTAAATTATgcatttacctttttgaattcttttcaG GGCTTCTTCATTTTACTAACAGGATGTTTTGGAGAGAAAAAG GTTCGAGATGCACTGCTCAAGCGCATAAGGCCACAG CATTCACCACATTATCCAAGTAAAAGCTCAATGTCCATGACGGCAGCAGTAAAAACAAAATAA
- the adgrf3a gene encoding adhesion G-protein coupled receptor F1 isoform X1, producing the protein MKSCRGFTLILLGLFFQASSTANTKSYYFKLSIESSAFNNFTSLLKDMTNFTVENATVTSVTITTDCQDNVCTCSGNYSWSTDVCKMQPKCCHKDTCANIPSGAMCYYKNKVIVDGSFTIQNEKLSDGLEKKLTKTMISIYSNMKWFDYLSITSLRSGSVKGDFVMLINGPFNMTEFVEMTENVSNATGANLNIRTTGFIKIEVPDQVGYHDSANIKCTSPKQLDYVKWYIKRDAQSQQRVTNGTEANVSQDLQSSTVQVKKTSEVWKGTFICEYTATPSSNIIHTASAYLDVALLPQIIITSDPQFPDCRSPREFNVKIMCIIDNSTETYNVTWLPGNSQLKKPSSGESTITYTHEISIDCSLTKREYEATCTFKNRVENTINATVVIPVIFGDSVVCEKNDIWPEAVANYSARLQCNSNEVGFQSRECTGSTKGVWGTVIYQCVSADIWELLNEAENLERGHGLVEDNVHHILDLLKKKSELQEINTAPNINASVNVFSTLHNASETQEATFNKSIITDFMKSSSNLLNDSLLSNWKSSVKEDNYSLAVKYLESFEGIVTRIKTNSMDKRHNEENVQLIICNTSVEACDHGFNVTFSNKKEEIVYQAKIKNLPRLLPNFQDSDPSEFILSVTAKSAGEILMMFPVQRVPNHKIFCVYFNFTNSTWSDEGCEWGGPHNPNLCKCDHLSSFTFLMARTAVKLKYMDELTHTGLGFSICSLVLCLVIEFVVWNTVVKSNISHFKHTVLVNLSLCLLTAHCSFLAASFPNPAISQWCLAFTVMKHFCFLAVFFWMLCMSIGLLHQVIFVFVQLRKKVYLGLCFSLGYVCPLLIVICTIITYDNGAVDSYYVNETCWLKYDRALHGSIHAFVIPVGVIIFVNMFTMAVVISRLLKPNLSEGISHDQKETVRNVIRTIVLLTPTLGTTWIFGFFVLMVDLTDDPLAQIVNYAFTFLNSFQGFFILLTGCFGEKKVRDALLKRIRPQHSPHYPSKSSMSMTAAVKTK; encoded by the exons atgaaatcCTGTAGAGGGTTCACACTCATCTTGCTGGGGCTGTTTTTCCAG GCTTCATCTACAG CAAATACAAAGTCTTACTACTTTAAGCTTTCTATAGAGTCAAGTGCATTCAACAATTTCACTTCGCTGCTTAAAGACATGACGAACTTCACTGTCGAAAATGCCACAGTAACAAGTGTCACCATAACAACAG ACTGTCAAGACAACGTCTGTACCTGCTCAGGAAACTACAGTTGGAGTACAGATGTATGTAAAATGCAGCCTAAGTGCTGCCATAAGGACACATGTGCAAATATCCCTTCTGGTGCTATGTGCTACTATAAAAACAAAG TGATTGTTGATGGGTCATTTACCATTCAAAATGAAAAACTCTCTGATGGGCTAGAGAAAAAGCTTACCAAAACT ATGATTTCTATTTACAGCAATATGAAGTGGTTTGATTACCTGAGTATTACAAGCCTCAG gtcCGGTAGTGTCAAAGGAGACTTTGTAATGCTAATAAATGGTCCATTTAATATGACTGAATTTGTGGAGATGACAGAGAATGTGTCAAATGCAACAGGAGCCAATCTCAACATTAGAACCACAG gtTTTATAAAAATCGAAGTTCCAGATCAAGTTGGTTATCATGACTCTGCTAACATCAAATGCACCTCACCAAAGCAACTAGATTATGTAAAGTGGTACATAAAAAGAGATGCACAAAGCCAACAACGTGTCACTAATGGCACTGAAGCTAATGTGTCTCAGGATTTGCAAAGCAGCACGGTTCAagttaaaaaaacctcagaagtCTGGAAAG GGACGTTTATATGTGAATACACAGCTACACCGTCTAGTAACATAATACACACAGCAAGTGCATATTTGGATGTTGCCCTTTTGCCCCAAATCATTATCACCAGTGACCCACAATTCCCAGATTGTAGAAGTCCCAGAGAGTTTAATGTTAAGATTATGTGCATCATAGACAACAGCACAGAAACTTACAATGTTACCTGGTTGCCAGGAAATTCTCAATTGAAGAAACCAA GTTCTGGAGAGAGTACTATAACCTACACTCATGAAATCTCTATTGACTGTTCACTTACCAAGAGAGAGTATGAAGCTACATGTACATTTAAAAATAGAGTAGAAAACACAATAAACGCCACTGTTGTGATACCAGTCATTTTTG GTGACTCAGTTGTTTGCGAAAAGAATGATATCTGGCCAGAAGCAGTAGCTAATTACAGTGCCAGATTGCAATGTAATTCTAATGAAGTTGGTTTTCAATCAAGAGAGTGCACAGGATCCACAAAGGGGGTTTGGGGGACAGTAATCTATCAATGTGTAAGCGCAGACATATGGGAGCTGCTAAATGAAGCTGAG AATCTTGAGAGAGGACATGGGCTTGTTGAAGACAATGTACATCATATTTTGGACCTTTTAAAGAAGAAGAGTGAGCTTCAGGAAATTAATACAGCTCCAAATATTAATGCATCTGTGAATGTCTTTTCTACCCTACATAATGCTTCCGAAACACAAGAGGCTACATTCAATAAGTCTATAATCACT GATTTTATGAAGTCTTCAAGCAATCTTCTGAATGACAGTTTATTATCAAATTGGAAATCATCTGTCAAGGAAGATAATTACAGCTTGGCTGTTAAATATTTAGAATCTTTTGAAGGAATTGTAACTCGAATTAAAACAAATTCCATGGACAAACGACACAATGAAGAAAATGTACAATTAATAATATGTAACACATCTGTGGAAGCATGCGATCATGGCTTCAACGTCACTTTTTCAAATAAAAAAGAAGAGATAGTTTATCAAGCTAAGATCAAGAATCTACCCAGGCTCCTGCCAAACTTTCAGGACAGTGATCCAAGTGAATTTATATTGTCAGTCACTGCTAAAAGTGCAGGCGAAATCTTAATGATGTTTCCAGTCCAGAGAGTTCCAAACCACAAAATATTCTGTGTCTATTTTAATTTTACAAACTCTACATGGTCTGATGAAGGTTGTGAATGGGGTGGTCCACATAACCCAAATCTCTGTAAATGTGATCACTTGTCTTCATTTACATTTCTAATGGCTAGAACAGCTGTAAAACTAAAGTACATGGATGAACTAACTCATACAGGTTTAGGGTTCTCAATTTGTTCACTTGTTCTATGTTTAGTAATTGAGTTTGTGGTATGGAACACTGTGGTAAAGTCCAATATCTCCCACTTTAAACATACAGTCTTGGTAAATCTTTCACTCTGTTTGTTGACAGCACACTGTAGCTTTCTAGCAGCTTCCTTTCCAAATCCAGCTATCAGTCAGTGGTGTTTGGCTTTCACGGTCATGAAACATTTTTGCTTCCTGGCTGTGTTTTTCTGGATGTTGTGCATGAGTATAGGGCTCCTGCACCAAGTTATATTTGTTTTTGTTCAGTTAAGGAAAAAAGTCTATTTGGGATTATGTTTTTCTCTTGGTTATGTTTGTCCTTTACTTATTGTCATATGTACAATCATCACTTATGACAATGGAGCTGTTGACTCGTACTATGTAAATGAGACGTGTTGGTTAAAATATGACCGTGCACTACATGGGTCAATCCATGCCTTTGTTATTCCTGTTGGTGTAATTAtttttgtgaatatgttcactatGGCTGTTGTTATTAGCAGGCTCTTAAAACCCAATTTGTCTGAGGGAATAAGTCATGATCAAAAGGAAACTGTAAGAAATGTTATTCGAACTATTGTCCTCCTAACCCCGACACTTGGAACGACATGGATCTTTGGCTTCTTTGTGCTAATGGTTGACCTCACAGACGATCCTTTAGCCCAGATTGTAAATTATgcatttacctttttgaattcttttcaG GGCTTCTTCATTTTACTAACAGGATGTTTTGGAGAGAAAAAG GTTCGAGATGCACTGCTCAAGCGCATAAGGCCACAG CATTCACCACATTATCCAAGTAAAAGCTCAATGTCCATGACGGCAGCAGTAAAAACAAAATAA